The nucleotide window GGTGTTGATGCGAGTTGTGGATCAGGACCTGCTGCTGCCTCACTCCGCCATTCTGTTTCTGATCAACTCATATCCCTGACTATTGATCATTACTGAGAGACAGAAGCAGCTGTTCaccagaggtgtgtgtgtgtgtgcgtgtgtgtttgtgtgtgtgtgtgtgtgtgtgtgcgcgcaggaGCTGGGCCGGAAGCTGTTCAAGAGGCGAAGAGTTCTGAGCCGagacaagaagaagaagaggaagatagTCGGAGCGGTGATTGACAGAGACCTGATCACCAAACACCACCTGAAGAAGAGGAGGTGTGTGTTTactgcacgcgcacacacacacacacacacacaccaggggTGGTGGGCCGAGCGAGGCTTCATCAAACACTGAATCAGATCATGTGTGGAGGCTTGGACCCGTCTCTACAGTGATGAgcagtggtgttagagaggccagcaggggcgctcagcctgtgtgagtcctaatgccccagtgtagtgaaggggacaccatggcccaatcccagttctacccctCAGCCCTTGTTATGCGCGtccatgtgaaggggtaggggtggcCCAGTTCTCTTCATCTTGAAGGGGAAGGGCTGAGGGGAAGGGCTGGACGGCCCGTTAACAGACATGTTTCAGGGCCACACTCCAAACCAAGGGGTGAGGAAATTACCCAGAATACACCACACACAGTGGCAGGATATCTGCACCGGGAGCTCAggagatccacacacacacacacacacacacacacacacacacacacacacacacacacaccagcattaGTCGATATTACGAATGTTTACGACAGACGAGCACACGTTTGACTATATCCTAATGCCAGACGCAGAAGAAGCGCCTAGCGTGAGTGACTTGCATGTTAaggcaatgcaaagatgcgaatagccGTGCTGTGGTGCGGTACGCGCGAGTGAGGCGGTGTGAACAGAGTTTGACACGCTTAATACACGCATCActccgggggaaaatcctcctgccgacaccagcTCATCATGCTGGGCCGGGCTCAggcagaagcaccgctgaaagcctccatcatcagGTTGAGTtcctggaggagttgatgaactcagagcTGCTGCACCTCTGACTGATCTAGCGGACTCGGACACGGCTCTAAACCAATCGACACCGTTTAGCATAAACACAGCTAATCTCTCAATAACATCCATATTAGCCAATTAGCAACggagctagagtcaccgggcagacagaagccccgcccatcACGCGTATCTGCATCTGTTCTGAAGGGAATCTGACACGCGGGTGAAGCCAGTAAACTCAATGTTCACGCGTTTATTCACATGCTAATAGCACTTCTGCTAGAGAGTAGGGTGttaccccggtgtcctggctaaaCTCCCTCTCGGCCGTTACCCATCATGTCCTCCTAATCATCCCCGTCCACTGATTGGCTCATCACGGTCTCTCCGCTCCACCTATAGCTGGCGTCTGAATCGTCATGTTCATGAAGGGATTGTCGACAGACTCGTGCTGAACGGCTGCATGCCCTGATGTGGGTGTACGGCCACGCAGGATACACAGGGGCGTCACCAGGGGGGGCTAGAGTGCATGGGGCTCAGGCAATATAGGGGCCTTACGACAGCACGCGAAGAGGTGCACCCCCCACACACACTCAGCACTGGTGTTCACCgacaccacacactcacacacacactctcagtcaCATGTCTCagtaatggtgtgtgtgtgtgtgtgtagctccaGCGCGCGGGCGAACATCACTCTCTccgggaagaagaggaggaaacTGATCAAGCAGCTGGCGCACATGGAGCGGGAGAAATGCGCCGCAGcagcagcaggtgtgtgtgtgtgtgtgtgtgtgtgtgtatatatatgtgtgtgtgtgttcatgtacaTTGTGTATGTGTTCATcatgacactgtgtgtgtgtgt belongs to Danio aesculapii unplaced genomic scaffold, fDanAes4.1, whole genome shotgun sequence and includes:
- the cunh11orf98 gene encoding uncharacterized protein C11orf98 homolog, whose protein sequence is ELGRKLFKRRRVLSRDKKKKRKIVGAVIDRDLITKHHLKKRSSSARANITLSGKKRRKLIKQLAHMEREKCAAAAAAQTQSNAAAAQNPPQKSRRAAEKMEVE